The sequence below is a genomic window from Acidilobus saccharovorans 345-15.
TGAAGGCGGTCGCCTCGAGCGGGCTCGAGTGGGTAACCACGCCTGTGGTGCACGCCACCTCAAGCCACCCCCATGAGGAGCCTGGCCTCGTTGAAGCCCATGAGGCCGAACCTCAGGGCCGCGAAGTCCCTGGGCACCCTGGCGTTGGCGTGGGCCATTACGAGGGGCAGCGGGTAGCCCTCCATGGACCTGAGCCCCTCGAGGGCGGCCACCGCCTCCCTCGCCAGGGGCTCGCCGCTCAGCGTTGAGGAGAGCGACTGGAGCCTCAGCACAGCCCCCCTCGGGCTGAGCCTGGCGACCACGTCGACGAAGTTGAGGGACCTGGCCAGCTGCCTGAGGCCGCCGAGCGACGGCAGGGACCCCTCGCCCAGGGCCTCTGCCAGCGTGCCCTGCCTCACGAGCATGAAGCCCGGCTCCCTGACCGCGAGGCCCACGAGAGCGAGGTCGTTGACCCCGTCGCACAGGCTCCCCCTCCTGGAGCTCTTGGCGGTGAAGACCGCCAGGTGGCCCTCGCCGGCGAGCTGCGCCAGGACCCTGGAGGCGTGCGCCATGAGCTCCAGCTGCTCGAGCGCCTCGGCTACCTCTGCGTTGAGCACCCCCCTCGCGAGGAGCAGCCTGGGGGCCGCGACGGCCCTGTAACCCTTGAGCTCCTCCCAGAGCTCCGCGGCGTCCCTGAAGCCCACGAGCTTGGCAGCGAGGTCCATCTCCTGGTCCACGTCCTCAAGCGAGGCCCTCTTGGCCCCTCCAGGCCACTCCCAGCCGAGCATGCTTACGGCGCTGCCGTCGAAGAGGGCGAGCTGGGCGCTGGGCATGACCTCCAGGGCCTCGGCCGCGGCCCTCAGCTCCATGGACTTCATGTACCTGGAGCTCCTCCTGCTCTCGGACTGGGGAGGGAAGACAAGGTAGCTGTCCTCCACGAAGTTAACGTGCCCCCTGCTCAGCGCCGCGGCCCTGACGTAGTAGTATGCAAGGCCGTCAGCAGACCTTGCAAGCCCCTTGCCCCCGTCCTCCGCGACGTAGCTGTAGTAGCTGGGCTCCGGCGCGGGCCTCCAGGAGGACCTGACGCCCTCGAGGCAGCCCCCGAGGGCGCCCTCGAGAAGCTTCCTCACGCCCACGTACTCTTCCTCAGTCATCTCACTCACCCGGTCTCACTCCCAGAATATACTCTGCGTCGAGGGGCTTTATTGATAGTCTGAAGCACCTCTGGGATAGTCCCAGGCTGGCCGGCACAGTCCCAGAAATTTTGGGAAGGTCGGAGGCGTCAGCAGTCCCACTGAAAGCCTAGTACTGTTTCAATAAAGTTTCACGGTTTAACTTCTGGGAGTGAGGCACCTGGATAGCCGCCACAGCTTTTCAGCGCCATCTTGTGGTTTCTTCGAGGATAGGGAGAATGCCAAAATATGGACAGAGGTGTTTACGCTGTCTATGAAGTTTCAACACCATCAGATGGTTTCCTCCACGTCTACGGCAATGAACCTGAACAGCAACGCAACGCGTTTCAACACCATCAGATGGTTTCAGAAATCAGTAGTCCCAGGTATAGACGTCCCAAACAGATAGTTTCAACACCATTCCTTGGTTTCCCAGGGGTTCCTCAGCATCTGCTCTGGCGTCATTCTAAGGTTTCAACACCATTCCTTGGTTTCACTGCCTTCAGTGCCACGGTTGGCGGCATAAACACTGGTTTCAACACCATTCCTTGGTTTCCTGGAGAGGCCCCACAGGCCTCCCCTGAGGCCCAGACATCCA
It includes:
- a CDS encoding DNA double-strand break repair nuclease NurA, which codes for MTEEEYVGVRKLLEGALGGCLEGVRSSWRPAPEPSYYSYVAEDGGKGLARSADGLAYYYVRAAALSRGHVNFVEDSYLVFPPQSESRRSSRYMKSMELRAAAEALEVMPSAQLALFDGSAVSMLGWEWPGGAKRASLEDVDQEMDLAAKLVGFRDAAELWEELKGYRAVAAPRLLLARGVLNAEVAEALEQLELMAHASRVLAQLAGEGHLAVFTAKSSRRGSLCDGVNDLALVGLAVREPGFMLVRQGTLAEALGEGSLPSLGGLRQLARSLNFVDVVARLSPRGAVLRLQSLSSTLSGEPLAREAVAALEGLRSMEGYPLPLVMAHANARVPRDFAALRFGLMGFNEARLLMGVA